TGACTCAGTGACTCTTGTGTGCccacctttccccacccccattttTTCCTACAGAGGTTATCCCATACCTGTCCTGCCAATATATGTTTTATGTGTATAGAAGCCAGATGTAACTTCTGTGTTTAGCTCACCAGTCTTAAGACTGAGAGGAACTGTAGCCAAGATACTCTTACAGAGGGACCATACTTCAGTTATACCTGATTTAGATGATgtgactgtggactttgagctgaTACTGTAATGGAACATGACTTTGGGGAGGTGTGAGTATATTTTGAGCATATATTCATGTATAAGTTGAACAAGAATCAGTGAGGGCCAGAGGGAGGACGATGATAGCCAGCCTTCAAGATGGCCCCAGGGATTCTCAGCtcctggtcatttttttttttctttttttttcttttttcagagtgTGGTGCTCCTGGTCATTTTTATCATGTATGTGGGAAAATTTATCAAGAGGACATAACAATCTTAAATGTTTATGTACCTCATAACaaaacttcaaaatacatgaaagcaaaactgaaaaactgcaaggaaaaaaaattcacaattataGTTAGAGATTTCAATGTACTCCCCTTTCAATTCTTGGTAGAAAAAGTAGGCAGAAAATTAGAAAGGATATAGTAGACTTGAACAACACTATTAAGCGACATGAGGTAATTGGAAATGATAGACCACTTGACCTAACGACAGCAGAATATAATTCTTTTCAAGTGGTCATGGAACATTCATCAAAATACAccatattctgggccataaacaagtctcaataaatgcAAAAGTATTCAAGTCATACAAAGCATGTTCTCTGATGACATGCTATTAAATTAGAAATTGATAACAGAACTATCTCTAGAAAATCCCAAGTATGTGTTAAGCAAATCACATACCTCTAATTTTATTATGATcttgatggacagagaggtcATCCTACACTGTAGTCTAGGTCACTGTGTACACTGGGAAActggaataaaggaaagaaaaactataaaaacttgtttctcctgcatagaagaaatacagataatAATTACATGAGTTCAATTCAGGGTTGAGGTAGAAAGGTCCTTTGGGGCTACTGATCAGTGTATTGGCAGGGATCTGGTATGGATCTGTTCCCTTTATTCCCAGTGTCCCAGTCACCAGATTTCTCAAGGGTAGAAACTCAGTAACTTTGCAAATGCATTAATAGATCTATATGGGGCCAATTATTCTTACTTCTTCACCTGCCTGCTAAGCCCTCATTAATGAAAGCAACATCCTCCCCAGCTATGAGCTCATGGGCCACCCATGGGAAAAGGTGGCTCTGGGGTGTACAGGACCAGCTGTGAGTGCCTCTCAGGGTGGGgactgcctccctcccctcaccaCGTGAGAGGTTAAAGTCAGTAGCAGGCTCTAGTCCCCAGGCTCAGTCGATGGACCCAATGAGTCTGGCTTTGTCATCACTGTTTTTCTAATGAAAGATTGTGTTCTGACCTCCAGAGCAACAACTCTGCCACCAAGTCACATGCTCTGTTGGAATTAAATGGTTTTCTTGTGAACATCTAAAGCAAACTTGAAGGAGGAAATTCATTGGTACTTTACTATCACCAAGTAATATTCAGATTTCTGGGAATTGTTAACTACTGATATGTCTTCTGGAAGGAAGGGAATGTCCAGGACAACCACCTTATCCTACAGGCTGATCTGATTTTCTAGAACATGGAGAATTCTAGCAACTCAGAAAAGGATATTTATATGTGGCTCAAGGGAAGATGCTCCAAGGtttagtgtttctcaaagtgtggtcagTGACCACCTGTTTCAGATTCACCAGATTTGGGGGCCTGGCTTTAGATTTACTAGATCACATTTTCTGAGGCTGGTACCTAGAATCTGCACATGCAGCAAACTTCTCCAGGGAACCATGGGCAGAGCGCCTTAACGCTTCAGAACCATTGTTTGGGGTCATTGCTGCTCCCTCTGGCAGCCTGCTCTCTGTTGTACTCCCACTCTGTTATCCTAAGGaggaatgcaaagaaacaggTATAATAAAACCCCTTGCTTATTCCTCCCTCATCTACAGGCCCCTGGCACCTGCTCTCACTCCTAAACACTCCACCCACCATGACTAGACTAGACCACTCAAGTTTTCTTCCTAGTTTCCATTCACAGGTATAAACTACAGCCAACAGAAATAGTGGTTACTCCAGCATCCTTTCCCCCCGCCAAGATGAACTGCTTCcaactatttattattattttggccatgtTGCAtaacatgtgggatcctagttccccgaccagggatcaaacctgtgccccctgaattAGAAGCaaggaatcctaaccactggactgccatggagaccccactccagcatcctttgAAAGACTGTCAGAAATGTCAGTTTGTCCACAATCCCTTGCTTGACTAACTCTCTATACTCTGAATAGTTTTGAATTTAGTGCAGACTGGAGaagagggatgacagaggagaggggagaagaagagaaagtgagTAGATATAAAGCAAGTAATAAATCAGAGGCTCTGATCAGCTACCACTGCATTACCCCCTACCCTACTCTTCTCTATCCCACCTCCCGGCCTGAGTGTTGGCTGCATCCCTACTCTTCCCAGCTTTTGTCTACTCTTTTCCCTACTCTTCCCAGCTTTTGTCTACTCTTTTAATCAGAGAAGTACTTGCAGACCTGTTACCCACACTGAAACCACCTATTGAAGAAGGTGTGAACTTGGGTCTTAAGTTCTACTTCACTCATAATAACCATTTCTCAATTTCTTGAAGTTCCTGTAAGTTATTTCATCCTGAGATTTATACAGTTAATTCTTTAAAGTCCTTGTAATTTGCCTTGAAGCTGAGTTGGCTTTTGACACCAATAGGGCCAATGACATTTGCAACCCAAATCTGGGGCTGTCTGCAATCCTGCAATAATAGGGTTTATTATAAACTAGAAACTGTTGGGTTCAGAATGGCTGAAATGTTACATCTCAGTGACACCAAATAAGTCAGTTATGCTCCATGTGCTCTAAAAGATGTTATCAGTACCCTGTGTTCAAATTTGCCCTCTTGGGTTTTGTATTGCAACTTTATTAGAGCATCTTATCTCTTTGGGCATTACAATGATTTCTTCCAGTCACTGCTCACAACGTTCCATCAATAGCCATAGTGCCTTCAGTATCTACTTGATagctaaaattttctaaaaatttcatttattgatttggctgtgccaagtcttagttgtggcatgtaggatctttagttgcagcttgtgagctattagttgcagcatgtgggatctagttccttgccTAGAGATCaaagccaggccccctgcattgggagcacagagtcttaatcactggatccttaaccacaggaccaccagggaagtccctcaacaaATTTATGGATAAATTTAGTTATCCATATTCCAGAGTCTTCCCCTGCTCTGGCACTTTGCTGATTCTGGAAAGTTTGCCAATGGGACAAACTAGAATCTTTTGCCTGTTCATGACAGCTCTTTCCTCTCTGCAATCTTCCCAACATCCTTCACAGCTCCATTATTTACTcctcaaggcaggaggagggggctcagttttttccctttctagCCTCCGCAATCATATCTGCTGGTTTCAAAGCCTTCACAACTGAGGATCCTCACCAAAGAGCACAGGATACTTagctgactccagagcccaaggTGATTCAGGAACAGAGCAGCCAGTGGAGCAGGAGAGAGTGTGGGGTTCAGgtggcacagttcagttcagttcagttgctccattgtgtctgactctttgtgaccccatggactgcagcatgccaggcctccatgtccatcttCACCTCCCGTAGTTTAcgcaaacttatgtccactgagttggtgataccatccaaccatcttatcctctatcgtccccttctcctcctgccttcaatctttctcagcatcagggtcttttcatatgagtcagttcttcacagcaggtggccaaagtattggagtttcagcttcagcatcagtccttccaaggaatattcagggctgatttgctttaggatggactggttggatctccttgcagtccaagggactctcaagagtacaTCATGACTTTATTCATCAtgactttattaattttctgcatGTAAAAGGCATTTTTACAAAGCCCTAGTCTTGGGGAGGGGCTATTCCTTCCCTGCTGGCCCCAACACTCCTTGAGAACAAGGAAATTTCACTGGAAATGATGGTGCTTTCATGAAGGATGGGTGACATTTTCTCCTTGGCTGATGCTCTGGAGTGCAAGGTCTCACTGTACATACACTCTGCAGCCTTATACCGCCCCTATTTCTCCACATCCCAACCCCCATCACCTTTAGAGTCCACAATAGTGCTTGACTTGTGCCAAGTTCTGAGAGGCAATTTTATAGCTGAGCCTACGAACCACCCACCACTCCTCTAGAACTCTCCGGATCCTCTGAAGGCTTGTTTAGTCCCTCTCACTTAGTACATGTTTCTCTTCTATTTTGTTTGGTGATAGGTTGTTTGCTAAATCTTGtcactgtttcatttatttatttttattgttgtttagttttgTGTTAGATCTCTCTCTCCAACAAGAATAATCAAAGCTAACATTCTTTCTCAAAGTGCCAGGCTTTGTTCAAGTGCTTTACATGAATTAACTCATTGAATTTTTACAATAATCTTTTGAGATTAGTGttgttatccctattttacagaaaactgaaaatcagaagaaaggttaagtaacattcccaaggttacacagctggcTAATGGTGAGGTCTCAGTTTGGAACCTTGCCAGTCCAATGCCAGAACTTGTGTGCTTAAACACAAAATATATAGTCTCTAGAATATAGGCTTCCTGAAGTCAGACATACTTGAATTCCTGACAGGAAAAACATAGATTTAAGTTTATAGAAGATGGTCAATAAATTTTTGGTAAGTAATTGTttcattatttagaattttttaagatccctaagagatcaaattgtgtatatttcttttctattttccattgCTGCTCAAGTAATGCTTCCTCACTGACTAATCAGCCAAGTTGAGGAGAACTTCTCTATGACAGAACTCCACTGAGGAAGCCAGACTTCCTCGGTGAGAGCAATCTTCAGAAGGCTGTCCTTAGGGCAGAATTAAACCAGTGAGAGCCCCTGGGTGTTCCACTTCTTTCTGGTGGCCCTCTCTTTCCACGTcgcagagcactgaagaaatatGGAAGGAGCCAACCTGAGCCGAGGGACTGAGTTTGAGCTTTTGGGGCTCACCAGGGACCCCTGGCTCCAGAAGCTGCTCTTTGTGGTGTTCCTGGGCATGTACACTTTCACACTGCTGGGGAATCTAGTCATGTTTCTTCTGATCCATGTAAGTGCCATGCTGCACACACCCATGTACTCCCTCCTGAAGAGCCTCTCCTTCTTGGATTTCTGCTACTCCTCCACGGTTGTCCCCCAGACTCTGGTGAACTTCTTGGCCAAGAGGAAGGTGATCACCTATCTAGGCTGCATGGTTCAGATGTTTTTCTATGCGGGTTTTGCCACCAGTGAATGTTATCTCATTGCTGCCATGGCCCATGACCGCTATGCGGCTGTTTGTAACCCCCTGCTCTACCCAATTGCCATGTCTCCTACGGTCTGTGCCTCTCTGATTGTGGGATCCTATGGTGCGGGATTTCTTAATTCTCTGATCCACACAAGCTGTATCTTTAGTCTGAAATTCTGTGGTACTCATGTGGTCACTCACTTCTTCTGTGATGGACCACCCATCCTGTCTCTGTCTTGTGTGGACACCTCACTGTGTGAAATCTTGCTCTTCATTTTTGCTGGTTTCAACCTTTTGAGCTGTACCCTCACCATCTTGGTCTCCTACCTCTTAATTCTCATCACCATCCTGAGAATGAACTCAGCCCAGGGCAGGTTCAAGGCCTTTTCCACCTGTGCTTCCCACTTCACTGCTGTGTGCCTCTTCTATGGCACAACACTTTTCATGTACCTGCGCCCCAGGTCCAGCTACTCCCTGACCCAAGACCGCACagttgctgtgatctacacagtggTGATCCCACTGCTCAACCCCCTTATCTACTCTTTGAGAAACAAGGATGTGAAAGAAGCTTTAAGAAAagtttgggaaagaaaaataatggaatgaTCTTCTCAATTCATCACCATGTATCTTGAGAAAGCTGAGGGAACTTTATCCCATGTTCAGCTCTGCTCATAGGAGGCACTCTCTGGTCTTCAGGGGCTTCTGCATCTACTGCCACAGAAAGAACTGATCGTGTCATAGAGACTAAAAAGTAGTAAGGAATGTCTGCTAGTTGCATAATTGGACCCACTGGAAATATTTAGGCATGCCTTTATTCAGATGCTTCTTTCATGTTTCCAGGTGtgtgcatattttttttattacaaccTGACATTTATATTCTTCACAATGAAGTTCTCCCCTTAAATAACCTGTACTGCTTGAGGGAAAGCCTTCCTTATTTATAATTGCCTGTTTGTAAAAAAGTTGACTCCTtgactttaacattttttaattgtctAATTATTTGAGTAATACTGTAACAATTTCAGAAGCTCAGATGATATTCTACtgtctttattgacttttttcCTGGACAAGTAACTACTTAGTTGCTTCCAAACTGGgggaacttgggcaagttacttagttTTTCTGAGCCACAGATATCTCATCTTTTAATTGGTGTGAGTTTTAAGTATTCAGTTAGATATTACAGGTAAATCATTCAGTACATGATGGgcattcctggacttccctggtggccccatgGTTAagtctccatgcttccactgcagggtgcccaagtttgatccctggtcgagaaactaagaccctgcatgtcCCAGGCCCACCTTTTCCTCTCTGTCAGCtcctgtgcatgctcagttgcttcaactgtatctgattctttgcgattccatgggctgtagcctgctagactcctctgcccatgggattttcctggcaagaataccggagtggattaccatgtcctcctctagggggtcttcccggcCCAAGGATGGAGCCTACAGCTCCTGAATtgggaggtgaattctttaccactgagtcagcaaGGAAGCCCTTTTTTTCCCAATAGTGTGGAATAATTTAAATAAGATAggaatatttattctttaaaaatgataccTGCTCTGCTGTAAAACCACCTGAGACTGGTGTGTCTTTAAAAGGTAGACCTTTAATTATACTTCCAATTTTTTATATagttattaatttcattttaggtTTTTCTCTGCTTATTGTGTCAATTTCATCATTTATATTTTGCtcaaaaattatttccttcttctagATTTTCAAATTCATTGCCATGAGTTGTACATaacattttcttataaattttatatttgttctttagGTCAACAACATCTCCACTTACTCTTCTAAATCTCTCCAGAGAGTTTGTTCCATTTTTTAGGACAATCCAAAAAAAGATCCTCTAccataaaatgagaaaaggattAAGTGGTCTGTAAGGATCTTCTGGACAACACCACTCCATGAGATAAACatttgaagaaaggcaatgttGAGGAAGGATTAAACACATATACTGCCTAATTCTAATCTAGCTCTGTCACTCACTAGCAATGTAAATTTGGGGAAGTTCTTTTACCTCTCTCTGCTAAGTATGTCTCATTTGGGAAATAGGGATAACAGtaaaatctattttatgtataaaagtgttttgaaaattaaattacataataCTTACACTTGTGaaatttaaatgatacaatatcTAAAACAGTGTCTGACCCATAGTAACTCTTTCATAAATTGTATTAGCTGCTCACTTCTTTTGTGTGTTTCTGTGGTTATATTGCCTTACACATTcttcatatatttgttttattttcct
The Cervus canadensis isolate Bull #8, Minnesota chromosome 6, ASM1932006v1, whole genome shotgun sequence genome window above contains:
- the LOC122443292 gene encoding olfactory receptor 5AU1 gives rise to the protein MEGANLSRGTEFELLGLTRDPWLQKLLFVVFLGMYTFTLLGNLVMFLLIHVSAMLHTPMYSLLKSLSFLDFCYSSTVVPQTLVNFLAKRKVITYLGCMVQMFFYAGFATSECYLIAAMAHDRYAAVCNPLLYPIAMSPTVCASLIVGSYGAGFLNSLIHTSCIFSLKFCGTHVVTHFFCDGPPILSLSCVDTSLCEILLFIFAGFNLLSCTLTILVSYLLILITILRMNSAQGRFKAFSTCASHFTAVCLFYGTTLFMYLRPRSSYSLTQDRTVAVIYTVVIPLLNPLIYSLRNKDVKEALRKVWERKIME